The Streptomyces sp. WZ-12 genome segment CCCAATCCGCAGCGAGAAGGGCATCCGCTGGGGCGGACGCCCCCTCAACGCCGCAGCCTGACCGACCGCGAACCGCAGCCCCGGAGTGCCGAAAGGGACAAGTTCACGAGAAGGACAGCGACAGAAGGACGACTCAGGAGGCGGACGGCTCGATCTCCCCCGCAAAGACGATGACTTGGTCGATGAGGCTCCGCCGCAGATGGACGACGTCCGTTCCCGCCAGGCGGGGGCCTCCATCCGGCGTGGTGAAGACCCACCGGTACCGGGCCCACTCGTCAGGCATGTCCACCGCTGAGCAGCGCACCATCGTGCCGGTCCCCGCCGGGTGGCGCCGGATGTCCAGCACGAACCGCTCGACCGCCGCGATTCCTTCGCTGCGACCCAACGGCCCCCAGAAGACCACGTCTGAGGTCAGGGCCTGGGAGAGCAGGGCAGTCACATAGCTGTCGTCCGAGGCGTTAAACGCGGAGATGAACGTGTCGATCGCTGAGCGTGCCGTCTCTTCCTGCATGCCCCAGTAATACCAGCCGTTGCGCGTGCGCTCGTCCCGCGAGCCGCTTTCCGATCACGGTGGACCGTCCCGGTCACAGCACTAGCTGTACTGACCGGGCACGTTGATTGAGAACAGGGGACCTGATCGGCAATCACGATGCGGGGGTTGAGTGTCTGTCAGCCAGGTCCCTGGCGAGCTGACTGATGCGTGCGCGGGCCGTCTCAGGGGCGAGCACCTCGATGTGGTCGCCGAACTGAAGAAGCTGACGCACCGACTCGATGTCGGGGTAGCGCACGACGACGACGCACGAGCCTTTTTCCGCGTCGGAGACATGATGGATGCGGGTGCCGAGGATGCGCCGCGCCAGGTCGAGACCCTTTTCCGGCAGGCGGATGGTCACGCTCACGCGATCTTGCTCCTCAGTGCGTTTCTTCAACACGGCCCATCTGGTGCGGAGGGTTTCGCCTGGTTGGAGCACGGCTGGTGCGTCTAGCTGTTCGAAGGCTGACAGTCGTTCCAGAGCGAGCAGCCGGCTGTCGCCCTGGTCATCGGCGACGAGATACCAGCGACCTGATTTCGCCACGATCCCGTACGGGTCGACCACCCGTGTCGAGGCCTGGCTCTCGGCGCTGCGCCGGTACAGGATTCGAAGGCGTCGCCGGTGTCGCAGGGTCGAGGCCAGATCCGATACTTCGACCGCTGCCTCGGGGGCAGCAAACCACGCGGTGCTGTCGACAAGCACAAGGTCAGCCAGCCGCAGCGGGCTCGGCGACTCAGGTGCTGCAGCCTGGCGGGCGGCGATCTTGCGCTCGGCCGACTCCCACGCCGCAGTTAGGCCCATTCGCTCACGTAGTGCGCTGTCCAAGCCGGCCACGGACAGGGCCTCCAGTTCTGGTGGTTCCAGATGGGATGCGCTGAGCCGTGCACTGGGGAGCAGGACGATCCCGCCGTTCCGCCCACGTTCGGCATAGACGGGCACGCCCGCTGTCGATAGCGCCTCGACGTCCCGCAGCACAGTCCGCCGGGACACCTCAAGACGCGCGGCGAGCTCCGTGGTAGTGAGCCGCTGACGGGTCTGCAGGAGCAGCAGGAGATGCAGGAGCCTTGAAGCCTTCATGCTTACCCATGTTCTCAGAAAAGGTGACAGGTTCCGTCGCGATTGAGTGATCCACTGGGTGCTGGACCGAGAAATCAACGAGTTGAGGAGCACTCCATGCCCGCACCGAACCTGTTCCTGATCGGCGTCCGCGACGCCGAGGCCGCCACCGCCTTCTACGGCGACCTGTTCGAGATCGAACCGAC includes the following:
- a CDS encoding nuclear transport factor 2 family protein, whose product is MQEETARSAIDTFISAFNASDDSYVTALLSQALTSDVVFWGPLGRSEGIAAVERFVLDIRRHPAGTGTMVRCSAVDMPDEWARYRWVFTTPDGGPRLAGTDVVHLRRSLIDQVIVFAGEIEPSAS
- a CDS encoding helix-turn-helix transcriptional regulator translates to MKASRLLHLLLLLQTRQRLTTTELAARLEVSRRTVLRDVEALSTAGVPVYAERGRNGGIVLLPSARLSASHLEPPELEALSVAGLDSALRERMGLTAAWESAERKIAARQAAAPESPSPLRLADLVLVDSTAWFAAPEAAVEVSDLASTLRHRRRLRILYRRSAESQASTRVVDPYGIVAKSGRWYLVADDQGDSRLLALERLSAFEQLDAPAVLQPGETLRTRWAVLKKRTEEQDRVSVTIRLPEKGLDLARRILGTRIHHVSDAEKGSCVVVVRYPDIESVRQLLQFGDHIEVLAPETARARISQLARDLADRHSTPAS